The following are from one region of the Streptomyces rubrogriseus genome:
- a CDS encoding GAF domain-containing sensor histidine kinase, with the protein MDSPDQAEARVRLPQLRLDELLEELQARLDAARGTRDRVHSLLEAVLSVGRELDLEHVLHSIVEAAAALVDARYAALGVIGPDGKRLSAFHTVGVSEEQIARIGPYPEGHGILGELIRHPEPLRLPDLSEHAASYGFPAHHPPMRTFLGVPIRVREQVFGNLYLTEKRGGAQFDEEDESVLSTLAVAAGVAIDNARLYEQSRLRERWLQANAEITHSLMSGSERGAALGLIAERAREITGAALAVLTMPMPDTDSLVVELATGQGAEDHCGLVLPIDDSLTGLAFATAEPVRSPDITRDARVSAAAPRFTGLGPAVAVPFGAADEGVRGVVLLVRQAGKAVFSAKETEPLQGFAAQAALAMELAERRRDAEQIAVLQDRDRIARDLHDLAIQRLFATGMTLQSAGRLIDNGSASERVLRAVDDLDETIKIIRSTIFGLRSRGTAAGAGLRGRTVRVVGEAAPVLGFAPSLRMEGLLDTEVPGRIAEHVVAVLSEALTNVARHARADRVAVALETDGREVRLSVTDNGVGIPSGGRRSGLRNLAERAAQLGGELRLTEPADGGTVLEWRAPVPDQG; encoded by the coding sequence CTCCAGGCCCGGCTCGACGCCGCCAGGGGCACGCGCGACCGGGTGCACAGCCTGCTCGAAGCGGTGCTCTCGGTGGGCCGCGAACTGGATCTCGAACACGTCCTGCACAGCATCGTCGAGGCCGCGGCCGCCCTCGTCGACGCGCGCTACGCCGCCCTCGGCGTGATCGGCCCCGACGGCAAGCGGCTCTCGGCCTTCCACACGGTCGGCGTGAGCGAGGAGCAGATCGCCAGGATCGGCCCCTACCCGGAGGGCCACGGCATCCTCGGCGAGCTGATCCGCCATCCCGAGCCCCTGCGGCTGCCCGACCTCTCCGAGCACGCCGCCTCGTACGGCTTCCCGGCGCACCACCCGCCGATGCGCACCTTCCTCGGTGTCCCCATCCGGGTCCGCGAGCAGGTCTTCGGCAACCTGTACCTGACCGAGAAGCGGGGCGGGGCGCAGTTCGACGAAGAGGACGAGTCGGTCCTGTCGACGCTGGCCGTGGCCGCGGGCGTCGCCATCGACAACGCGCGCCTGTACGAGCAGTCGCGGCTGCGGGAGCGCTGGCTGCAGGCGAACGCGGAGATCACCCACAGCCTGATGTCCGGCAGCGAGCGCGGCGCGGCACTCGGCCTGATCGCGGAGCGGGCCAGGGAGATCACCGGCGCGGCCCTCGCCGTGCTCACCATGCCCATGCCGGACACGGACTCCCTGGTGGTGGAACTGGCCACCGGACAGGGCGCCGAGGACCACTGCGGTCTGGTGCTGCCCATCGACGACAGCCTCACCGGCCTGGCCTTCGCCACCGCCGAGCCCGTCCGCAGCCCGGACATCACCCGGGACGCGCGGGTGTCCGCCGCGGCCCCCCGGTTCACCGGTCTCGGACCAGCGGTGGCCGTGCCCTTCGGTGCCGCGGACGAGGGCGTGCGGGGCGTGGTGCTGCTGGTGCGGCAGGCGGGCAAGGCGGTGTTCTCCGCGAAGGAGACCGAGCCGTTGCAGGGGTTCGCCGCGCAGGCCGCGCTCGCGATGGAGCTGGCGGAGCGGCGCCGGGACGCCGAGCAGATCGCCGTGCTCCAGGACCGGGACCGGATCGCCCGGGACCTGCACGACCTGGCGATCCAGCGGTTGTTCGCCACCGGGATGACGCTCCAGAGCGCCGGCCGCCTGATCGACAACGGCTCCGCCTCGGAGCGGGTGCTGCGGGCGGTGGACGACCTGGACGAGACCATCAAGATCATCAGGTCGACGATCTTCGGCCTCCGGTCGCGCGGCACCGCCGCCGGTGCCGGGCTGCGGGGCCGTACGGTGCGGGTGGTCGGCGAGGCGGCCCCGGTCCTGGGCTTCGCCCCCAGCCTCCGGATGGAGGGCCTGCTGGACACGGAGGTGCCCGGCCGGATCGCCGAGCACGTGGTCGCGGTGCTGTCCGAGGCCCTGACCAACGTGGCCCGGCACGCGCGGGCCGACCGGGTCGCCGTCGCCCTGGAGACCGACGGCCGCGAGGTGCGGCTGAGCGTCACGGACAACGGCGTGGGCATCCCGTCCGGCGGGCGCCGCAGCGGGCTGCGCAACCTGGCCGAACGCGCCGCTCAGCTGGGCGGCGAGCTGCGGCTCACCGAACCCGCCGACGGCGGCACCGTGCTGGAGTGGCGGGCACCGGTGCCGGACCAGGGCTGA
- a CDS encoding cyclic nucleotide-binding domain-containing protein, producing the protein MTSATTLSAALHGDHRERLMRVAREVSVAEGTRLFEEGRRADRFWIVRTGTVSLDLRVPGRRSPVIETLGHGELVGWSWHFPPYLWQLGGEATTPVRAWEFDADVVRELCGRDPEFGRTVAVWVGKVVAHRLHAARIRLLDLYAPYGSGGLL; encoded by the coding sequence ATGACCTCTGCCACCACCCTGTCCGCGGCCCTCCACGGCGACCACCGCGAGCGCCTCATGCGTGTCGCGCGGGAGGTCTCCGTCGCGGAGGGCACCCGCCTCTTCGAGGAAGGCCGGCGTGCCGACCGGTTCTGGATCGTCCGGACCGGGACGGTCAGCCTCGACCTGCGTGTCCCCGGCCGCCGGTCCCCGGTCATCGAGACGCTGGGGCACGGGGAACTCGTCGGCTGGTCCTGGCACTTCCCGCCGTACCTGTGGCAACTGGGCGGCGAGGCCACGACTCCGGTGCGCGCCTGGGAGTTCGACGCGGACGTCGTGCGGGAGTTGTGCGGCCGCGATCCCGAGTTCGGCCGTACGGTCGCCGTCTGGGTCGGCAAGGTGGTCGCCCACCGGCTGCACGCCGCTCGGATCCGGCTGCTCGACCTGTACGCGCCGTACGGCAGCGGCGGGCTGCTCTGA
- a CDS encoding YncE family protein — translation MKRRSLAGRLAALAAVTATLGGCASDGDDDGAASPVSAPPGTTAQRTPDSGGTSARTPRGTLLVTDFGSDTVTFVDPAGRGEAADLGSVRVGTAPYGIALGEDGTAWVATAEGVAAVDTRTRERTALIRYRTDTGPVTTGEYRGGGMGIALSPDGSRVYVGVNVPGGKGTLEVVDTVRREVTRVVPVGRRPFDVDVSRDGRQVYATNHDSFDVSVVDTDDWTARRIEVAPYGTEGGLGSWLKPHYTAVRPSDGALLLPFEGERLAVVDPGTGRVRIEDMTANTHQHGVTAGADGTLYVVGTGPIDPSEDDGPSLTVRSPDGDERVVPLDGPHETVALSADGRTAYVSGGFTRDGYWNGLSVVDVATGRVTRLPVGERPLAVAVLGGERGTGAD, via the coding sequence GTGAAGCGGCGTTCCCTCGCGGGCCGCCTCGCCGCGCTGGCCGCCGTCACCGCGACGCTCGGCGGATGCGCGTCGGACGGCGACGACGACGGGGCCGCGTCCCCGGTGTCCGCCCCGCCCGGCACCACGGCGCAGCGCACCCCCGACTCCGGCGGCACCTCGGCACGCACACCCCGAGGCACCCTGCTGGTCACGGACTTCGGCTCCGACACCGTCACCTTCGTCGACCCCGCCGGGCGGGGCGAGGCGGCCGACCTGGGCTCGGTACGGGTCGGGACGGCGCCGTACGGGATCGCGCTGGGCGAGGACGGCACGGCGTGGGTGGCGACCGCGGAGGGCGTGGCCGCCGTGGACACCCGTACGCGCGAGCGCACCGCCCTCATCCGCTACCGGACGGACACGGGCCCGGTGACGACCGGCGAGTACCGGGGCGGCGGCATGGGCATCGCCCTGTCCCCCGACGGCAGCCGTGTCTACGTCGGGGTCAACGTCCCCGGCGGCAAGGGCACCCTGGAGGTCGTCGACACCGTACGGCGGGAGGTGACGCGGGTGGTCCCGGTCGGTCGCCGTCCCTTCGACGTCGACGTCTCGCGCGACGGCCGGCAGGTCTACGCGACCAACCACGACTCGTTCGACGTCAGCGTCGTCGACACGGACGACTGGACGGCGCGCCGCATCGAGGTCGCCCCGTACGGCACCGAGGGCGGCCTCGGCTCCTGGCTCAAGCCGCACTACACCGCCGTACGCCCCTCCGACGGGGCCCTGCTGCTGCCCTTCGAGGGCGAGCGTCTGGCGGTGGTCGACCCCGGCACCGGGCGGGTCCGGATCGAGGACATGACCGCCAACACCCACCAGCACGGCGTCACGGCGGGCGCCGACGGCACGCTCTACGTGGTGGGCACCGGCCCGATCGACCCGTCCGAGGACGACGGTCCGTCCCTGACCGTCCGCTCGCCCGACGGCGACGAACGGGTCGTCCCGCTGGACGGCCCGCACGAGACCGTCGCCCTCTCGGCCGACGGCCGCACCGCCTACGTCTCGGGCGGCTTCACCCGCGACGGCTACTGGAACGGCCTGAGTGTCGTCGACGTCGCGACCGGCCGCGTGACCCGGCTCCCGGTCGGTGAGCGGCCGCTGGCCGTCGCGGTCCTCGGCGGCGAGCGGGGGACCGGCGCGGACTGA
- a CDS encoding ankyrin repeat domain-containing protein → MTAKPPTPADLALSDAVRRGDADAARTALRAGADLELRDEQGRTPLLLAALADRVAVAEVLVAAGADVDAQDAREDSAWLVTGVTGSVAMMRALLPGGPDVTLTNRFGGVSVIPASERGHVAYVRAVLAETDIDVDHVNRLGWTALLEAVVLGDGDRAHQDVVAALLAAGADPSLPDGDGVTARAHAERRGFEAIADLLQRAESRGGDDPRAEGGRR, encoded by the coding sequence ATGACCGCCAAGCCACCCACCCCCGCCGACCTCGCCCTGTCGGACGCCGTTCGCCGCGGCGACGCCGATGCCGCCCGGACCGCGCTGCGGGCCGGCGCCGACCTGGAACTGCGCGACGAACAGGGCCGCACGCCGCTGCTCCTGGCGGCCCTGGCCGACCGGGTCGCGGTCGCCGAGGTCCTGGTGGCGGCCGGCGCGGACGTCGACGCGCAGGACGCGCGGGAGGACAGCGCGTGGCTGGTCACCGGGGTCACGGGCAGCGTCGCGATGATGCGGGCGCTGCTGCCCGGCGGTCCGGACGTCACGCTGACCAACCGCTTCGGCGGCGTCTCGGTCATCCCGGCGAGCGAACGCGGCCACGTGGCCTACGTACGCGCCGTGCTCGCCGAGACGGACATCGACGTCGACCACGTCAACCGGCTCGGCTGGACGGCGCTCCTCGAAGCGGTCGTCCTCGGCGACGGCGACCGCGCGCACCAGGACGTCGTGGCGGCCCTGCTCGCCGCGGGCGCCGACCCCTCGCTGCCGGACGGCGACGGTGTCACGGCCCGTGCCCACGCCGAACGCAGGGGCTTCGAGGCCATCGCGGACCTGCTACAGCGGGCCGAGTCGCGGGGCGGCGACGACCCTCGCGCCGAGGGCGGCAGGCGGTGA
- a CDS encoding maleylpyruvate isomerase N-terminal domain-containing protein, whose amino-acid sequence MDLFSRSWSALLAAVADLADEDFARPSGCAGWLVRDLVCHLVVDAQDVLITLATPTAEEPTRDAVTYWQVVEPPTGDDPLDALIVRLAAAYEQPGLLKFHLDDVGSAAGRAAALADPAGRVGTQGQVLKAGDYLSAYVLEWSLHHLDLIAHLPEAAPPPAAGLRRSRELLEGVVGTALPTAFTDRDALLIGTGRRTPTPAETAALGELAARLPFPVG is encoded by the coding sequence GTGGATCTCTTCTCCCGCTCCTGGTCGGCCCTGCTCGCCGCGGTCGCCGACCTCGCCGACGAGGACTTCGCACGGCCCTCCGGCTGCGCCGGCTGGCTCGTCCGGGACCTGGTGTGCCACCTGGTCGTCGACGCCCAGGACGTCCTGATCACCCTGGCCACCCCGACCGCCGAGGAGCCGACCCGGGACGCGGTGACCTACTGGCAGGTCGTCGAGCCCCCGACCGGGGACGACCCGCTCGACGCGCTGATCGTCCGCCTGGCCGCCGCCTACGAGCAGCCGGGGCTGCTCAAGTTCCACCTGGACGACGTCGGTTCCGCCGCCGGGCGCGCCGCCGCGCTCGCGGACCCCGCGGGCCGGGTCGGTACGCAGGGCCAGGTGCTCAAGGCGGGCGACTACCTCTCCGCGTACGTACTGGAGTGGTCCCTGCACCACCTCGACCTGATCGCACACCTCCCGGAGGCGGCGCCACCGCCCGCGGCGGGGCTCAGGCGCTCACGGGAGCTGCTGGAGGGGGTCGTCGGTACGGCGTTGCCCACCGCGTTCACCGACCGGGACGCGCTGCTGATCGGCACCGGACGCCGGACGCCGACCCCGGCGGAGACGGCCGCGCTGGGCGAGTTGGCGGCGCGGCTCCCGTTTCCGGTCGGCTGA
- a CDS encoding AI-2E family transporter codes for MSAGLSAARTRAALRTSARVSGELLLILVMLAVTLWVLGRMWSVVWPLLVGLLLTTLTWPPARFLRRHGWRPALAAAVVTVAFLLVVLGIVALIAVPMSSQTDELTDGVVEGIQRLREWAAGPPLNIGDDEITGAMDSAVARIQDSVGSITTAVATGVGAVVNGLITAVLGVFLMFFFLKDGPRFLPWLGRQLPGRLATDVPVVALRGWETLGSFVRSQALVGLLDAVFIGLGLWILDVPLVLPLAVLTFVSAFVPIVGALFAGFVAVLIALVSNGLTDALIVLAIIVVVQQLEGNVFQPILQSRGLGLHAAVILLAVTLGGSLSGIVGSLLAVPLAALIAVVWNYVRDQLTDQLTDPPEAAATADG; via the coding sequence ATGTCTGCCGGATTGAGCGCGGCGAGGACCCGGGCCGCGCTGCGCACCAGCGCGCGCGTCTCGGGCGAGCTGCTGCTGATACTTGTCATGCTCGCAGTGACCCTGTGGGTCCTCGGCCGTATGTGGTCGGTGGTGTGGCCGCTGCTCGTCGGCCTGCTGCTGACCACGTTGACGTGGCCCCCGGCCCGCTTCCTGCGGCGGCACGGGTGGCGCCCGGCACTGGCCGCCGCGGTGGTGACGGTGGCCTTCCTGCTGGTCGTCCTGGGCATCGTGGCGCTGATCGCCGTGCCGATGTCCTCCCAGACGGACGAGTTGACCGACGGCGTGGTCGAGGGCATCCAGCGGCTGCGCGAGTGGGCCGCGGGGCCGCCGCTGAACATCGGTGACGACGAGATCACCGGTGCGATGGATTCGGCGGTGGCACGCATCCAGGACAGCGTCGGCAGCATCACCACCGCGGTGGCGACGGGGGTGGGCGCGGTGGTCAACGGCCTGATCACCGCGGTCCTGGGCGTGTTCCTGATGTTCTTCTTCCTCAAGGACGGCCCGCGCTTCCTGCCCTGGCTGGGACGCCAGTTGCCCGGCCGGCTGGCCACCGACGTCCCGGTCGTCGCCCTGCGGGGCTGGGAGACCCTGGGCTCCTTCGTGCGGTCGCAGGCCCTGGTGGGGCTGCTCGACGCCGTGTTCATCGGCCTCGGCCTGTGGATCCTGGACGTGCCGCTGGTGCTGCCGCTGGCGGTCCTGACCTTCGTGTCCGCCTTCGTGCCCATCGTGGGCGCGCTGTTCGCCGGCTTCGTGGCCGTGCTGATCGCCCTGGTGTCGAACGGCCTGACGGACGCGCTCATCGTGCTCGCGATCATCGTGGTGGTGCAGCAGCTGGAGGGCAACGTCTTCCAGCCCATCCTCCAGAGCCGGGGCCTCGGTCTGCACGCGGCGGTGATCCTCCTGGCGGTGACGCTGGGCGGCAGCCTGTCCGGGATCGTGGGCAGCCTGCTCGCCGTACCCCTCGCCGCGCTGATCGCGGTGGTGTGGAACTACGTGCGCGACCAGTTGACCGACCAGTTGACCGACCCGCCTGAGGCGGCCGCGACCGCCGACGGCTGA
- a CDS encoding TetR/AcrR family transcriptional regulator, protein MRGELTAKGRATRRRIVEGAAAELRERGVASTTLDDIMARTATSKSQLFHYFPAGKDELLVEVARFEADRVLEDQQPQLGRLDSWEAWQEWRDVVIERYETQGDQCPLGSLFLQIGRSTPGTRAIVVELLRQWQESLAAGIRSLQGSGALPADLDVETRAAAMLTAIQGGVSILLSTGRSTHLRAALDQGIADLRRAGAAAR, encoded by the coding sequence GTGCGCGGTGAGTTGACGGCCAAGGGCAGGGCGACACGGCGCCGCATCGTGGAAGGCGCCGCGGCGGAGCTGCGGGAGCGGGGCGTCGCCTCGACGACCCTGGACGACATCATGGCGCGGACCGCCACCAGCAAGAGCCAGTTGTTCCACTACTTCCCCGCGGGCAAGGACGAACTGCTCGTCGAAGTGGCCAGGTTCGAGGCGGATCGGGTGCTGGAGGACCAGCAGCCCCAGCTCGGCCGCCTGGACTCGTGGGAGGCGTGGCAGGAATGGCGGGACGTCGTGATCGAGCGCTACGAGACGCAGGGTGACCAGTGCCCGCTCGGGTCGCTGTTCCTCCAGATCGGCCGCTCCACCCCGGGCACGCGTGCGATCGTGGTCGAGCTGCTGCGCCAGTGGCAGGAGAGCCTCGCGGCGGGCATCAGGTCGCTCCAGGGGTCCGGCGCGCTCCCCGCCGATCTCGACGTGGAGACCAGGGCGGCCGCCATGCTGACGGCCATTCAGGGCGGTGTGTCCATCCTGCTCTCGACGGGGCGGTCGACCCATCTGCGGGCCGCCCTCGACCAGGGGATCGCGGACCTCCGGCGTGCGGGTGCCGCCGCGCGGTGA
- a CDS encoding SDR family NAD(P)-dependent oxidoreductase, with translation MSMRLADRTALVTGATSNIGRAIAEAFAAEGAQVVVSGRSAERGEEVVDGIRAAGGRADFVHADLDGSAAASRALAREATRVRGGRVDVLVNNAGIYPPGTTTDTDEETFDRVYAVNVKAPFFLTAALAPAMARAGGGAIINLGSWIARLGVPVGALYSSTKGAVETLTRAWAAEFGARGVRVNAISPGVVQTPPPGEVHPAEVMMKGTPAGRMGTPEAIAGAAVYLAGEESSFVHGTVLDVDGGRTAAAVIAA, from the coding sequence ATGTCGATGCGGCTTGCGGACAGGACCGCGCTGGTGACCGGGGCGACCAGCAACATCGGACGGGCCATCGCGGAGGCCTTCGCGGCCGAGGGGGCCCAGGTGGTCGTCTCCGGGCGCAGCGCCGAGCGGGGCGAGGAGGTCGTCGACGGCATCCGCGCCGCCGGCGGCCGGGCCGACTTCGTCCACGCCGACCTGGACGGCAGCGCGGCCGCCTCACGGGCGCTGGCCCGCGAGGCGACCCGCGTGCGGGGCGGACGCGTGGACGTGCTGGTCAACAACGCCGGGATCTATCCGCCCGGCACCACCACCGACACCGACGAGGAGACCTTCGACCGGGTCTACGCCGTGAACGTCAAGGCCCCGTTCTTCCTCACCGCGGCCCTGGCACCCGCCATGGCGCGGGCCGGGGGCGGGGCGATCATCAATCTGGGCTCCTGGATCGCGCGCCTGGGCGTCCCGGTCGGCGCCCTCTACAGCTCCACCAAGGGTGCCGTGGAGACCCTGACGCGGGCCTGGGCGGCGGAGTTCGGCGCGCGAGGCGTACGGGTGAACGCCATCTCGCCGGGTGTGGTGCAGACGCCCCCGCCCGGCGAGGTGCACCCCGCCGAGGTCATGATGAAGGGCACCCCGGCGGGACGGATGGGCACGCCCGAGGCGATCGCGGGCGCTGCCGTCTACCTGGCCGGCGAGGAGTCCTCGTTCGTGCACGGCACCGTGCTCGACGTCGACGGCGGGCGCACCGCGGCGGCCGTCATCGCCGCCTGA
- the glpK gene encoding glycerol kinase GlpK, translated as MADFIGAVDQGTTSTRFMIFDHGGNEVAKHQLEHEQILPRSGWVEHDPVEIWERTNSVMQNALRNGGLSGTDLAAIGITNQRETTVVWDPRTGRPYYNAIVWQDTRTDAIAANLERSGRGDVIRRKAGLPPATYFSGGKIQWILENVDGVREAAEQGHAVFGNTDSWVLWNLTGGPDGGIHATDVTNASRTMLMNLETLDWDDELLGFFGIPRGMLPKINPSSHPEAFGTTRTSRPLRAAVPITGVLGDQHAATVGQVCFSPGEAKNTYGTGNFLVLNTGTELVRSQHGLLTTVAYQFGDNPPVYALEGSIAVTGSAVQWLRDQMKIIKTAAESEELARTVEDNGGMYFVPAFSGLFAPYWRSDARGAIVGLARYNDNAHLARATLEAICYQSRDVVVAMEQDSSVHLDVLRVDGGVTANDLCMQIQADVLGVPVSRPVVAETTALGAAYAAGLATGFWRDTDELRTHWSESRRWEPQWSEERRAEGYAGWKMAVERTLDWVKVPES; from the coding sequence ATGGCTGACTTCATCGGCGCGGTGGACCAGGGAACCACCAGCACCCGGTTCATGATCTTCGACCACGGTGGCAACGAGGTCGCGAAGCACCAGCTGGAGCACGAGCAGATCCTCCCGCGCTCCGGGTGGGTCGAGCACGACCCGGTGGAGATCTGGGAGCGCACCAACTCGGTGATGCAGAACGCGCTGCGCAACGGCGGTCTGTCGGGGACGGACCTGGCGGCCATCGGCATCACCAACCAGCGGGAGACCACGGTGGTCTGGGACCCGCGCACCGGCCGCCCCTACTACAACGCCATCGTGTGGCAGGACACCCGCACCGACGCCATCGCGGCGAACCTGGAGCGGTCGGGCCGCGGCGACGTCATCCGCCGCAAGGCCGGGCTGCCACCCGCGACGTACTTCTCCGGCGGGAAGATCCAGTGGATCCTGGAGAACGTCGACGGCGTCCGCGAGGCCGCGGAGCAGGGACACGCGGTGTTCGGCAACACCGACTCCTGGGTCCTGTGGAACCTCACCGGCGGCCCCGACGGCGGCATCCACGCCACCGACGTGACCAACGCGAGCCGCACCATGCTGATGAACCTGGAGACGCTCGACTGGGACGACGAGCTGCTGGGCTTCTTCGGCATCCCGCGCGGCATGCTGCCGAAGATCAACCCCTCCTCGCACCCCGAGGCGTTCGGCACGACCCGGACCTCCCGGCCGCTGCGTGCCGCCGTGCCCATCACGGGAGTGCTGGGCGACCAACACGCGGCGACCGTCGGACAGGTCTGCTTCTCGCCCGGCGAGGCCAAGAACACCTACGGCACCGGCAACTTCCTGGTCCTCAACACCGGCACGGAACTGGTCCGCTCCCAGCACGGCCTCCTGACCACCGTGGCCTACCAGTTCGGCGACAACCCGCCGGTCTACGCGCTGGAGGGCTCCATCGCGGTGACCGGGTCCGCGGTGCAGTGGCTGCGCGACCAGATGAAGATCATCAAGACCGCGGCCGAGAGCGAGGAACTCGCCCGCACCGTCGAGGACAACGGCGGGATGTACTTCGTCCCCGCCTTCTCCGGCCTGTTCGCCCCGTACTGGCGCTCCGACGCGCGGGGCGCCATCGTCGGCCTCGCCCGGTACAACGACAACGCGCACCTGGCCCGGGCGACGCTGGAGGCCATCTGCTACCAGAGCCGCGACGTCGTCGTGGCCATGGAGCAGGACTCCTCGGTCCACCTGGACGTGCTCAGGGTCGACGGCGGGGTGACCGCGAACGACCTGTGCATGCAGATCCAGGCGGACGTCCTGGGCGTCCCCGTGAGCCGTCCCGTCGTCGCGGAGACCACCGCCCTCGGCGCGGCCTACGCGGCGGGGCTGGCCACGGGATTCTGGCGGGACACCGACGAACTGCGCACCCACTGGAGCGAGTCCAGGCGCTGGGAGCCCCAGTGGTCCGAGGAGCGGCGCGCGGAGGGTTACGCGGGCTGGAAGATGGCGGTGGAGCGCACGCTCGACTGGGTCAAGGTCCCGGAGAGCTGA
- a CDS encoding TetR family transcriptional regulator produces MPWEAWSYDGDVSTRPEVSLAQRKRQLVSDELTEAALQLLAAKGFDAVTIDEIASAAGVSKRTFFRYFASKEDVVVQFLTDMGADIHRELAARPAGERPSLALRSALSGPLAACADHSDRALRVVQLILRTPALHARFLERQGRWREGLAAELARRPDLGPGPGPGPELYPELAAGMALTAFNTVLHHWSDSDGTADPGTLTEQAFAVIAPALDGTGRQT; encoded by the coding sequence ATGCCATGGGAGGCATGGAGTTACGATGGTGACGTGAGCACTCGCCCCGAAGTCAGCCTCGCCCAGCGCAAACGCCAGCTCGTCTCGGACGAACTGACCGAAGCGGCCTTGCAGTTGCTGGCCGCCAAGGGGTTCGACGCGGTCACCATCGACGAGATCGCGTCCGCCGCGGGAGTCTCCAAGAGGACGTTCTTCCGCTACTTCGCCTCGAAGGAGGACGTGGTCGTCCAGTTCCTGACGGACATGGGCGCCGACATCCACCGGGAGCTCGCGGCCCGCCCCGCCGGGGAACGACCGTCCCTGGCCCTGCGGAGCGCCCTCTCCGGCCCCCTCGCGGCCTGCGCGGATCACTCCGACAGAGCACTGCGGGTGGTCCAGCTGATTCTGCGCACTCCCGCCCTGCACGCGCGTTTCCTGGAGCGGCAGGGACGGTGGCGGGAGGGCCTCGCGGCGGAGCTGGCCCGCCGCCCGGACCTCGGCCCCGGCCCCGGCCCCGGCCCCGAGCTGTACCCCGAGCTGGCCGCCGGGATGGCGCTGACCGCGTTCAACACGGTGCTGCACCACTGGAGCGACAGCGACGGCACGGCGGACCCCGGGACGCTGACCGAACAGGCTTTCGCCGTCATCGCCCCGGCCCTCGACGGCACCGGCCGGCAGACCTGA
- a CDS encoding oxidoreductase has translation MTQQRRWTAERIGDQSTRVFVVTGANSGLGLATVRALAGRGGHVILAVRDEERGRRAVQLVLAGQPDARLEVRRLDLSDLDSVRSFAREMRAAHRRIDVLVNNAGIMAPPRRLSPQGHESQFACNHLGHFALTGLLLDLLAVGKDPRVVTVTSTNHRQGRLFLDDLTGERHYSPMAFYNQSKFANAVFGQELHRRLAETGSPVRSVLAHPGYSATRLQTSAPVGMVRMLFGRVLRPLAQSAERGALPQLYAATDPGVRGGEFIGPDGPGELRGGPKRVRLSPAAADAATGRSLWELSERLTGVGFPPGPATD, from the coding sequence ATGACACAGCAGCGACGTTGGACCGCCGAGCGGATCGGGGACCAGAGCACCCGGGTGTTCGTCGTCACCGGAGCCAACAGCGGCCTGGGCCTGGCGACCGTGCGGGCGCTCGCCGGGCGGGGCGGACACGTGATCCTCGCCGTGCGCGACGAGGAGAGGGGCCGGCGGGCCGTGCAGCTGGTCCTGGCCGGGCAGCCGGACGCCCGCCTGGAGGTGCGCCGGCTCGACCTGTCCGACCTCGACTCGGTGCGGTCCTTCGCCCGGGAGATGCGTGCCGCACATCGGCGCATCGACGTGCTCGTCAACAACGCGGGCATCATGGCGCCGCCGCGGAGGCTGAGCCCACAGGGGCACGAGTCGCAGTTCGCCTGCAACCACCTAGGCCACTTCGCGCTCACCGGGCTGCTGCTCGACCTGCTGGCGGTCGGCAAGGACCCCCGGGTGGTGACGGTGACGTCGACCAACCACCGGCAGGGACGCCTCTTCCTCGACGACCTCACCGGCGAGCGCCACTACTCACCCATGGCGTTCTACAACCAGTCGAAGTTCGCGAACGCCGTCTTCGGGCAGGAACTCCACCGACGGCTGGCCGAGACCGGCAGTCCGGTGCGCAGCGTGCTCGCACACCCCGGCTACAGCGCCACCCGCCTGCAGACGAGCGCACCGGTCGGCATGGTGCGGATGCTGTTCGGCCGCGTACTGCGGCCGCTCGCCCAGTCCGCCGAACGGGGAGCCCTGCCGCAGCTGTACGCGGCGACCGACCCCGGCGTGCGCGGCGGCGAGTTCATCGGCCCGGACGGCCCGGGCGAGCTGCGGGGCGGACCCAAGCGGGTCCGGCTGTCACCGGCGGCGGCCGACGCCGCCACCGGCCGCAGCCTGTGGGAGTTGTCGGAGCGGCTGACCGGCGTGGGGTTCCCGCCGGGGCCGGCGACCGACTGA